A window from Citrus sinensis cultivar Valencia sweet orange chromosome 3, DVS_A1.0, whole genome shotgun sequence encodes these proteins:
- the LOC102614549 gene encoding uncharacterized protein LOC102614549 isoform X2: MMQSQESSIVVRSEQNGIKRRKLKSKVWDEFTKYSGEDGIEWAICSLCEKKFDGSSKKGTTHLKNHLVRCRAKIKFKGGGRDTDKPIKTRDVAVINEKPVIDLNKSSFDAKGMTTLQADLEEKEAGIVARDQQNEKNGKKLKSKVWDEFTKYRGEDGKEWAKCSICEKKFDGSSKKGTTHLKNHLQRCRANYKRKEAAASGVDDKSIKTRDLAPASPFFDEEGIIFQENTETDSDGDISLWSYAC; encoded by the exons ATGATGCAAAGTCAG GAAAGCAGCATCGTGGTGAGATCAGAACAAAATGGGATCAAAAGAAGGAAGTTGAAGTCAAAGGTTTGGGATGAATTCACAAAGTACAGTGGAGAAGATGGAATCGAGTGGGCGATATGTAGTCTTTGTGAAAAGAAGTTTGATGGTTCAAGCAAGAAAGGAACCACCCATCTCAAAAATCATTTAGTCAGATGCCGAgctaagataaaatttaaaggaggTGGCAGAGATACAGACAAACCGATAAAAACAAGAGATGTAGCTGTTATTAATGAAAAACCTGTGATTGATCTGAACAAAAGCAGCTTTGATGCCAAAGGAATGACAACGCTCCAAGCCGACTTAGAAGAGAAG GAAGCCGGCATTGTGGCGAGAGATcaacaaaatgagaaaaatggaaaaaagttGAAGTCAAAGGTTTGGGATGAGTTTACAAAATATAGAGGAGAAGATGGAAAGGAATGGGCTAAATGCAGTATTTGTGAGAAGAAGTTTGATGGTTCAAGCAAGAAAGGAACCACACACCTCAAAAATCATTTACAGAGATGCCGGGCTAATTATAAGAGAAAAGAAGCTGCTGCTTCTGGGGTTGAtgataaatcaatcaaaactAGAGATTTAGCCCCTGCTTCTCCTTTCTTCGATGAGGAAGGAATTATCTTCCAAGAAAACACTGAGACTGACAGTGATGGTGATATAAGTCTCTGGTCGTATGCGTGTTGA
- the LOC102619707 gene encoding protein SRC2-like: protein LEIVAPNLENFSGVLEVYMHRARDIHNISIYYKQDVYAKLCLTSDAENTVATKIIYGGGRNPVFNENCQLDVKTVDSSLKCEIFMMSRITSYLEDQFLGFTLVPLSEVLINNGKLEKEFSLSSTDFVHSPAGLVQLSLPYATYSPEVMAIPTVPKPLAADETAQNQK, encoded by the coding sequence TTAGAAATTGTTGCGCCTAATTTGGAGAACTTCAGCGGTGTTCTTGAAGTTTATATGCATCGAGCTAGGGACATTCATAACATCAGTATTTACTACAAGCAAGATGTTTATGCCAAGCTCTGCCTCACTAGTGATGCTGAAAACACTGTAGCCACCAAAATCATCTATGGTGGCGGCAGGAATCCTGTTTTCAATGAAAACTGTCAGCTCGATGTCAAGACTGTTGATTCCTCCCTCAAATGTGAAATATTTATGATGAGTAGGATAACGAGTTATCTTGAAGACCAGTTCTTGGGGTTCACTTTGGTTCCTTTATCGGAAGTACTCATCAATAATGGGAAGTTGGAGAAAGAgttctctctttcttcaacTGATTTCGTCCATTCTCCAGCAGGACTTGTTCAGTTGTCTCTTCCATATGCTACTTATTCACCTGAAGTGATGGCAATTCCTACGGTGCCTAAACCTTTGGCTGCTGATGAGACTGCTCAGAATCAGAAGTAG
- the LOC102614549 gene encoding uncharacterized protein LOC102614549 isoform X1 — MTIMECDEEMSWSLSSLSEGRMALSNDGHVATHPHHRQQESSIVVRSEQNGIKRRKLKSKVWDEFTKYSGEDGIEWAICSLCEKKFDGSSKKGTTHLKNHLVRCRAKIKFKGGGRDTDKPIKTRDVAVINEKPVIDLNKSSFDAKGMTTLQADLEEKEAGIVARDQQNEKNGKKLKSKVWDEFTKYRGEDGKEWAKCSICEKKFDGSSKKGTTHLKNHLQRCRANYKRKEAAASGVDDKSIKTRDLAPASPFFDEEGIIFQENTETDSDGDISLWSYAC; from the exons ATGACAATAATGGAATGCGACGAGGAGATGTCTTGGTCTTTGTCATCCCTTAGCGAAGGAAGAATGGCTTTGAGTAATGATGGCCATGTTGCAACACATCCACACCACAGACAACAA GAAAGCAGCATCGTGGTGAGATCAGAACAAAATGGGATCAAAAGAAGGAAGTTGAAGTCAAAGGTTTGGGATGAATTCACAAAGTACAGTGGAGAAGATGGAATCGAGTGGGCGATATGTAGTCTTTGTGAAAAGAAGTTTGATGGTTCAAGCAAGAAAGGAACCACCCATCTCAAAAATCATTTAGTCAGATGCCGAgctaagataaaatttaaaggaggTGGCAGAGATACAGACAAACCGATAAAAACAAGAGATGTAGCTGTTATTAATGAAAAACCTGTGATTGATCTGAACAAAAGCAGCTTTGATGCCAAAGGAATGACAACGCTCCAAGCCGACTTAGAAGAGAAG GAAGCCGGCATTGTGGCGAGAGATcaacaaaatgagaaaaatggaaaaaagttGAAGTCAAAGGTTTGGGATGAGTTTACAAAATATAGAGGAGAAGATGGAAAGGAATGGGCTAAATGCAGTATTTGTGAGAAGAAGTTTGATGGTTCAAGCAAGAAAGGAACCACACACCTCAAAAATCATTTACAGAGATGCCGGGCTAATTATAAGAGAAAAGAAGCTGCTGCTTCTGGGGTTGAtgataaatcaatcaaaactAGAGATTTAGCCCCTGCTTCTCCTTTCTTCGATGAGGAAGGAATTATCTTCCAAGAAAACACTGAGACTGACAGTGATGGTGATATAAGTCTCTGGTCGTATGCGTGTTGA